One segment of Cydia amplana chromosome 16, ilCydAmpl1.1, whole genome shotgun sequence DNA contains the following:
- the LOC134655029 gene encoding uncharacterized protein LOC134655029 — MDFLLSTLQLRLDRLAEALKGAAEALNSIETGVARDRIIAVRINVKNRLLSLTTDLDRYLSGATDIKEDFCNECRDMQVKAEDTLTELEIAIKLYCHEGENNHRTRLPKLELGKYNGDILKWNTFWDKFAANVDNKDIANVEKLSYLLASLEGPALQAVEGLETTNMNYPIAVDILNSRFGKPTKVIDAHNDALQNLAVAKDSPEDCRRTLNNIEKHLRVLEALGEKVDASHLRVIILNKFPSRVVYQVWLMSTDDSFAAIRKALDAVITAMESSVVTNMESSVIPVKSSDTTEMSTPASTATLQIGAVKKRKWQQKREAISTQPSKKRPKRMCIFCNEEHYSEDCTKFNTYKERIGKLKDRCYACFQIGHRASKCTRRRKCVHCSRMHNRALCRQKVQRDGSNPSKDSGGEKSEH; from the exons ATGGACTTTCTGCTTTCCACATTACAATTGCGCCTAGATAGGCTAGCAGAAGCGTTAAAGGGAGCCGCAGAGGCCCTTAACAGCATTGAAACTGGCGTAGCAAGGGACAGGATAATTGCTGTGAGAATAAacgttaaaaatagattgttATCGCTCACAACAGATTTAGATAGATATTTGTCTGGCGCAACGGATATAAAAGAAGATTTCTGCAATGAATGTCGAGATATGCAAGTAAAGGCGGAGGACACGCTGACCGAATTAGAAATCGCAATAAAACTATACTGCCATGAAGGGGAAAACAATCATAGAACGCGTCTACCTAAGTTAGAGTTAGGGAAATATAACGGTGACATTCTAAAATGGAACACTTTTTGGGATAAATTCGCAGCTAATGTTGATAATAAGGACATTGCCAACGTTGAGAAGCTATCATACTTGCTAGCGTCATTAGAGGGACCAGCCCTTCAAGCAGTCGAGGGTCTGGAAACTACTAACATGAATTATCCGATTGCGGTAGACATTCTCAATAGCCGCTTTGGTAAACCTACGAAGGTCATCGATGCTCACAATGATGCTTTGCAAAATCTAGCTGTAGCTAAGGATTCACCTGAAGATTGTAGGCGTACTCTGAACAATATAGAGAAGCACCTTAGGGTATTAGAGGCTCTTGGGGAGAAAGTTGATGCTAGTCACCTTAGAGTTATTATACTTAATAAATTTCCATCAAGAGTAGTATACCAAGTGTGGCTTATGTCAACCGATGATTCTTTTGCTGCAATCCGGAAGGCTTTGGATGCTGTAATAACAGCCATGGAGAGTTCGGTTGTTACAAACATGGAGAGTTCTGTGATTCCAGTAAAGTCCAGTGACACAACGGAGATGAGTACACCTGCTTCAACAGCAACACTGCAGATTGGAGCTGTAAAGAAAAGGAAATGGCAACAAAAGAGGGAAGCAATTTCAACTCAACCTAGCAAGAAACGCCCTAAGAGAATGTGCATATTTTGCAATGAAGAACATTATAGTGAGGACTGTACCAAATTTAACACATATAAAGAGAGGATTGGGAAGTTGAAAGATAGGTGTTATGCGTGCTTCCAAATAGGACACCGTGCCTCCAAGTGCACAAGAAGGAGAAAATGTGTACATTGCTCTAGGATGCATAATAGAGCACTGTGTCGACAGAAGGTGCAAAGGG ACGGCAGTAACCCAAGTAAGGACAGCGGAGGGGAGAAGtctgagcattag